The Chiloscyllium punctatum isolate Juve2018m chromosome 28, sChiPun1.3, whole genome shotgun sequence genome includes a region encoding these proteins:
- the LOC140453899 gene encoding LOW QUALITY PROTEIN: uncharacterized protein (The sequence of the model RefSeq protein was modified relative to this genomic sequence to represent the inferred CDS: inserted 2 bases in 1 codon), whose amino-acid sequence MMPLVVDKPGRGHTQKEKXRERDISEWGRCQVSQRLLLLAPEYSVSGGCRPLTLPGDRTWARAGPPELTAMADVLLNLDFTPVPHHAAPQPSLKHLRFLKRRAYLESRGYLSKKGGSWGKPGRPPPSARPAPRAGLCNSSWEADRPVSGRAARPEEKQLLLVGRCRSGLPPPGRDAPSKPRPAPKRSLLDRSREANRPVSERAAHPDEKQLLVDECRSGLPPPGRDAPSKPRPAPKRRFLNGSREANRPVSGRAACPKEKQLPVDKCRSGLPPPGRDAPSKPRPAPKRSSLNGSQEATRPVRGRAARPEEKQLPVDECRSGLPPPDRDAPSKPRPAPKRRFLNGSRETNQPVSERAAPPKEKQLLVDECQSGLPPPGQDAPPKARPGPRPHRAPPQPPAHKPYKCLALDCEMVGTGPGGKRSELARCSLVGYDGELIYDKYVLPTNPITDFRTRWSGIRGYHMRNATPFKLAQREILKLMNGKIVIGHAVHNDFKALNYFHPKSLTRDTSKIPLLNRKAGFPEKVAISLKRLTKQLLHQDIQKKREQHQFRSSKPNCPPSVSSVPLVVQSDVTCQ is encoded by the exons GTATCCCAGCGGCTGCTGCTGCTGGCCCCTGAATATTCGGTCTCCGGGGGCTGTAGGCCCCTGACCCTCCCGGGAGATCGCACCTGGGCGCGGGCTGGCCCTCCTGAGCTAACCGCCATGGCGGACGTCCTCCTGAACCTGGACTTCACTCCGGTGCCGCACCACGCTGCGCCTCAGCCCAGCCTCAAGCACTTGCGCTTCCTGAAGAGGCGGGCCTACCTGGAGAGCCGGGGCTACCTGAGCAAGAAAGGGGGCTCGTGGGGCAAGCCAGGGcggccccctccctctgcccgcCCGGCCCCCAGGGCCGGCCTCTGCAACAGCAGCTGGGAGGCCGATCGGCCCGTCAGCGGGAGGGCGGCCCGTCCAGAGGAGAAGCAGCTGCTGCTGGTGGGTAGGTGTCGGAGCGGGCTGCCTCCCCCTGGCAGGGACGCCCCCTCAAAACCTCGGCCTGCCCCCAAACGCAGCCTCCTCGACCGGAGCCGGGAGGCCAATCGGCCCGTCAGCGAGAGGGCAGCCCACCCAGATGAGAAGCAGCTGCTGGTGGACGAGTGTCGGAGCGGGCTGCCTCCCCCTGGCAGGGACGCCCCCTCAAAACCTCGGCCTGCCCCCAAACGCAGATTCCTCAATGGGAGCCGGGAGGCCAATCGGCCCGTCAGCGGGAGGGCGGCCTGTCCAAAGGAGAAGCAGCTGCCTGTGGACAAATGTCGGAGCGGGTTGCCTCCCCctggcagggatgccccctcaaAACCTCGGCCTGCCCCCAAACGCAGCAGCCTCAACGGGAGCCAGGAGGCCACTCGGCCCGTCCGCGGGAGGGCGGCCCGTCCAGAGGAGAAGCAGCTGCCGGTGGACGAGTGTCGGAGTGGGTTGCCTCCCCCTGACAGGGACGCCCCCTCAAAACCTCGGCCTGCCCCCAAACGCAGATTCCTCAATGGGAGCCGGGAGACCAATCAGCCCGTCAGCGAGAGGGCGGCCCCTCCAAAGGAGAAGCAGCTGCTGGTGGACGAATGTCAGAGCGGGCTGCCTCCCCCCGGCCAGGATGCCCCCCCGAAGGCCCGGCCTGGTCCCAGGCCCCATCGggctcccccccaaccccctgccCACAAACCCTACAAGTGCCTGGCCCTGGACTGCGAGATGGTGGGCACGGGCCCGGGGGGCAAGAGGAGCGAGCTGGCCCGCTGCAGTCTGGTGGGTTACGACGGGGAGCTGATCTACGACAAGTACGTCCTGCCGACCAACCCCATCACCGACTTCCGCACCCGCTGGAGCGGCATTCGAGGGTACCACATGAGGAACGCCACCCCCTTCAAACTAGCCCAGAGAGAG ATATTAAAGCTCATGAACGGGAAGATTGTGATCGGTCACGCTGTCCACAATGACTTCAAGGCGCTCAACTATTTCCACCCGAAGTCACTGACCCGTGACACCTCCAAGATCCCGCTATTAAATCGCAAGGCCGGCTTCCCGGAGAAGGTGGCAATCTCCCTGAAGAGACTCACAAAACAGCTGCTTCATCAGGACATCCAG aaaaagagagagcagcaccaGTTCAGGAGTTCAAAACCCAACTGCCCTCCTAGCGTCAGCTCAGTCCCTCTGGTCGTCCAATCAGACGTCACGTGTCAGTGA